One segment of Mastomys coucha isolate ucsf_1 unplaced genomic scaffold, UCSF_Mcou_1 pScaffold23, whole genome shotgun sequence DNA contains the following:
- the Tdgf1 gene encoding teratocarcinoma-derived growth factor 1 codes for MGYFSSSVVLLVVISNAFEFGLVAGEDLAIRDNSIWDQKEPALRNRSFQFVPSVGIQSSKSLNKSCCLNGGTCILGSFCACPPSFYGRNCEHDVRKEHCGSILHGTWLPKKCSLCRCWHGQLHCFPQTFLPGCDGYVMDQDLEASRTPSQTPSVLTTFMLAGACLFLEMKI; via the exons ATGGGGTACTTCTCATCCAG TGTGGTTTTACTTGTGGTCATTTCCAATGCCTTTGAATTTGGACTCGTTGCTGgtga AGACCTTGCCATCCGAGATAACAGCATTTGGGACCAGAAAGAACCTGCACTACGAAATCGGTCTTTCCAGTTTGTGCCTTCCGTGGGGATACAGAGCA GCAAGTCCCTTAATAAAAGTTGCTGTCTGAATGGAGGGACCTGCATCCTGGGGTCCTTCTGTGCCTGTCCTCCTTCCTTCTATGGACGCAACTGTGAACATGATGTACGCAAAGA gCACTGTGGGTCTATCCTCCATGGCACCTGGCTGCCCAAGAAGTGTTCCCTGTGCAGATGCTGGCATGGCCAGCTCCACTGTTTTCCTCAGACCTTTCTACCTGGCTGTG ATGGGTACGTGATGGACCAGGATCTCGAAGCATCCAGGACTCCGAGTCAAACGCCGTCTGTGCTGACCACGTTTATGCTAGCTGGTGCCTGCCtttttctagaaatgaaaatatag